The following proteins are encoded in a genomic region of Paraburkholderia sp. BL23I1N1:
- a CDS encoding polysaccharide biosynthesis/export family protein, protein MSSLGIRTGSLVIFTATVLLSGCGAVPGQRMITPAAIQDTGGDYSTEASQQQQIQITDINLALLRKMNSAQTSAALPQQTVALFGKPTAYKVGPGDVLQIVVWDHPELAAALGQPAQNAKTSDAAPGFLIDENGDVQFPYAGNVHVAGKDVASIQRELHKRLSNVYQKPEVTVRVASFRNAQVYVDGEVRTPGAQSINDIPMSLTSAINQGGGFSANADRSRVDLIRNGVTYPLNVDDLIKRGRNPSDIYLQPGDIVRVSSREDSGVYVMGEVNKPATILPMRNGTLTLSQAISDSGSFDSNTSAPRQLFVIRNSTSDAPQVYHLDATSPVSMVLANQFELEPKDVVYVGQGGLVRFNRVLNLLLPAINAAVTGAVLAK, encoded by the coding sequence ATGAGCTCGCTTGGTATACGCACGGGAAGTCTCGTGATTTTCACAGCTACTGTACTGCTTTCCGGATGCGGGGCCGTACCGGGTCAACGGATGATTACGCCAGCCGCGATTCAGGACACGGGTGGGGATTACAGCACGGAAGCGTCGCAGCAACAGCAGATACAGATCACCGATATCAACCTCGCGCTGCTGCGCAAGATGAACTCGGCGCAGACGTCCGCGGCACTGCCGCAGCAGACGGTCGCGCTGTTCGGCAAGCCGACGGCTTACAAGGTCGGTCCTGGCGACGTGCTGCAGATCGTCGTGTGGGATCACCCGGAACTCGCCGCCGCGCTTGGCCAGCCTGCGCAGAACGCGAAAACATCGGATGCCGCGCCCGGTTTTCTGATCGACGAAAACGGCGACGTGCAGTTCCCGTACGCGGGCAACGTGCATGTGGCGGGCAAAGACGTCGCATCGATCCAGCGGGAATTGCATAAGCGTCTGAGCAACGTGTATCAGAAGCCCGAGGTGACAGTGCGGGTGGCGTCGTTCCGGAACGCGCAGGTCTACGTGGATGGGGAAGTGCGGACACCTGGGGCTCAGTCGATCAACGACATCCCGATGTCGTTGACGAGCGCGATCAATCAGGGCGGCGGCTTCAGCGCCAACGCGGACCGCAGCCGCGTCGATCTGATCCGCAATGGCGTGACGTATCCGCTCAACGTGGACGATCTGATCAAGCGCGGCCGCAATCCTTCGGATATCTACCTGCAACCGGGCGACATCGTACGTGTGTCTTCGCGCGAAGACAGCGGCGTGTATGTGATGGGCGAAGTCAACAAGCCGGCGACCATCCTGCCGATGCGCAACGGAACGCTCACGCTTTCGCAGGCCATTTCCGATAGCGGCAGCTTCGATTCGAACACGTCCGCGCCCCGGCAGTTGTTCGTGATCCGCAATTCGACAAGCGATGCGCCGCAGGTCTACCACCTCGATGCGACCTCGCCGGTGTCCATGGTGCTTGCCAATCAGTTCGAGCTCGAGCCGAAGGACGTCGTGTACGTCGGTCAAGGCGGGCTGGTTCGCTTCAACCGTGTGTTGAACCTGCTGCTGCCGGCGATCAATGCGGCTGTGACGGGTGCCGTTCTTGCGAAATAA
- a CDS encoding polysaccharide biosynthesis tyrosine autokinase — MAINFENRYTDVSAADELHLSDYLRTIVRGWRTIAVVTLIALALGCAYAFLAPPTYRADVLFHVEDKTANANANGKDSLPPLTGMFDTKPSTAAEIELLKSRLVTEETVKKLHLDISAAPRTLPFIGGMIAGLVNGQWGFKLPSFINLSGYAWGNESIAVSRFDTSQELYDTSFTLIAGEGGSYVLRDKNGIAILSGHVGETVETDTADGPIALHVDKLTGAAGSRFELQRASTLGTVERLQKALVVAETTLQSGVIRTSLEGGDPALTAAIVNSMAREFVRQDVESRSTEAEHMLAFLDQQLPGLRKELDDAEQRYNKFRNQHGTVDLGEESRLLLQQVVDNKTKLLDLQQQRAEMSQRFTANHPAVAALDAQIAALQNAAASMNRSVAVMPDTEQTALRLLRDVHVDTELYTNLLNSAQQLRVAKAGQVGNVRVVDFAETPDDPVRPKRVLAILIALGGGLVIGIMLTFFKRAMYGGVERPDELEAVLGVPVFAIVPRSQTQLRLQENVMLRRRGLHVLAQQAPEDIAVEGVRNLRTSLQLSLDHAENNVVMITGSRPDTGKSFLSVNLAALVASANKRVLIIDGDMRRGDVHSHFGIGHQPGLSDVLSGGDLASMIQRDVLPGLDVLAKGTLPSHPSELLMSKRFETMLDELKSHYDIVIVDTPPVLAVTDSTVIGKYAGTTLLVVRHGRHPLNEIAETAKRLFNGGVSLRGVLLTDVPQEGAFLGSGYQGGYYGYDSIAG, encoded by the coding sequence ATGGCAATCAACTTCGAAAACCGCTACACCGACGTGTCCGCAGCCGACGAGCTGCATCTGTCGGACTATCTGCGCACGATCGTGAGGGGTTGGCGCACGATCGCGGTGGTGACCCTGATCGCGCTCGCGCTGGGGTGCGCGTACGCGTTTCTCGCTCCGCCGACGTATCGCGCAGATGTGCTGTTCCACGTCGAGGACAAAACGGCTAATGCCAATGCGAACGGCAAGGATTCCTTGCCGCCGCTCACCGGCATGTTCGACACCAAGCCCTCCACGGCGGCAGAGATCGAGTTGCTGAAGTCGCGTCTCGTCACGGAGGAAACGGTCAAGAAGCTGCACCTCGACATTTCGGCTGCGCCGCGCACCTTGCCGTTCATCGGCGGCATGATCGCGGGGTTGGTGAACGGGCAATGGGGCTTCAAGTTGCCGTCGTTCATCAATCTGTCGGGCTACGCATGGGGTAACGAGAGCATTGCGGTGTCGCGTTTCGACACGTCGCAGGAACTCTACGACACGAGCTTCACGCTGATTGCGGGCGAGGGTGGGTCGTACGTGCTGCGCGACAAGAACGGTATCGCGATTCTCTCCGGCCATGTCGGCGAGACCGTGGAAACCGACACGGCCGACGGTCCGATCGCGTTGCATGTGGATAAGCTGACCGGTGCGGCCGGCTCGCGTTTCGAGTTGCAGCGCGCCTCGACGCTGGGGACGGTGGAGCGCTTGCAAAAGGCCCTGGTGGTCGCCGAAACCACGTTGCAGTCCGGCGTGATTCGCACGAGTCTCGAAGGTGGCGACCCCGCGCTGACCGCGGCGATCGTCAACAGCATGGCGCGCGAATTCGTGCGTCAGGATGTGGAGAGCCGTTCAACCGAAGCGGAGCACATGCTGGCCTTCCTCGATCAGCAACTGCCCGGCTTGCGCAAGGAACTCGACGACGCCGAGCAACGCTATAACAAGTTCCGCAACCAGCACGGCACGGTCGATCTCGGTGAAGAAAGCCGCCTGCTGCTGCAACAGGTGGTCGACAACAAGACCAAGCTGCTCGATCTGCAGCAGCAACGCGCGGAGATGTCGCAGCGCTTCACGGCGAATCACCCGGCAGTGGCTGCGCTCGACGCGCAGATCGCCGCCTTGCAGAACGCGGCGGCCAGCATGAACCGCAGCGTTGCCGTGATGCCGGATACCGAGCAGACCGCATTGCGCCTGTTGCGCGACGTGCACGTCGACACGGAGCTCTATACCAATCTGTTGAATAGCGCGCAGCAACTGCGGGTGGCGAAAGCCGGCCAGGTGGGCAACGTGCGCGTGGTGGACTTCGCCGAAACGCCTGATGATCCGGTGCGTCCGAAGCGCGTGCTGGCGATCCTGATCGCGCTTGGCGGCGGCTTGGTGATCGGCATCATGCTGACCTTCTTCAAGCGCGCGATGTACGGCGGCGTGGAACGTCCGGACGAACTCGAAGCGGTGCTCGGCGTGCCGGTGTTCGCGATCGTGCCGCGCAGCCAGACGCAGTTGCGCTTGCAGGAAAACGTCATGCTGCGCCGTCGCGGGCTTCACGTGCTCGCGCAGCAGGCGCCGGAAGACATCGCGGTGGAAGGCGTGCGCAATCTGCGGACCTCGCTGCAGTTGTCGCTCGATCACGCCGAGAACAACGTCGTGATGATCACGGGTTCGCGTCCCGACACCGGCAAGTCGTTCCTGTCGGTGAATCTGGCGGCACTGGTGGCATCGGCGAACAAGCGGGTGCTGATTATCGACGGCGACATGCGGCGCGGCGATGTCCATTCGCATTTCGGCATCGGCCATCAGCCGGGGCTCTCGGACGTGCTGAGCGGCGGCGATCTCGCGTCGATGATCCAGCGCGACGTGCTGCCCGGACTCGACGTGCTCGCCAAGGGCACGCTGCCCTCGCATCCGTCCGAATTGCTGATGAGCAAGCGCTTCGAAACGATGCTCGACGAGTTGAAATCGCACTACGACATCGTGATCGTCGACACGCCGCCGGTGCTGGCCGTGACCGACTCGACGGTGATCGGCAAGTACGCGGGCACGACGCTGCTGGTGGTGCGCCACGGCCGCCATCCGCTGAACGAAATCGCCGAGACGGCCAAGCGCCTGTTCAACGGCGGCGTATCGCTCAGAGGCGTGTTGCTCACCGATGTGCCTCAGGAAGGGGCATTCCTCGGTTCCGGCTATCAAGGCGGTTATTACGGATACGACAGCATCGCCGGCTGA
- the gmd gene encoding GDP-mannose 4,6-dehydratase, giving the protein MKRKVALITGITGQDGSYLAELLLSKDYDVHGIKRRSSLFNTDRIDHLYRDPHDPDQRLYLHHADLTDSTSILRVIQRVEPDEIYNLAAQSHVAVSFEEPEYTANADGLGALRILEAIRILDLQDKTRFYQASTSELYGLVQQVPQSETTPFYPRSPYAVAKLFAYWTTVNYREAYGLYACNGILFNHESPVRGETFVTRKITRAVARIAVGMQKTLYLGNLSALRDWGHARDYVEMQWRMLQQEQPEDYVIATGVQYSVREFVQHAAAELGVTVRFEGIGVDEVGIVEKVEGREIKMSPGDVIVRVDPRYFRPAEVETLLGDPSKAHAKLGWKPTTSFASLVKEMVRADYQIARRDALVTLAGFTALEHHE; this is encoded by the coding sequence ATGAAACGCAAGGTCGCGCTGATCACCGGCATTACTGGACAGGACGGGTCGTATCTTGCCGAGTTGCTGCTCAGTAAGGATTACGACGTGCATGGCATCAAACGCCGGTCGTCCCTGTTCAACACAGACCGGATCGATCATCTCTATCGCGACCCGCACGATCCGGACCAGCGACTCTATCTGCATCACGCCGACCTGACCGACTCAACCAGCATCCTGCGCGTGATTCAGCGCGTGGAGCCCGACGAGATTTACAACCTCGCCGCGCAGAGCCACGTGGCGGTCTCCTTCGAGGAGCCGGAATACACGGCGAATGCGGATGGTCTCGGCGCCCTGCGGATTCTCGAAGCGATCCGGATTCTCGACCTTCAGGACAAGACCCGCTTTTATCAGGCGTCCACCTCGGAGCTGTACGGCCTCGTACAACAGGTGCCGCAGTCCGAGACCACGCCGTTCTATCCGCGCAGCCCGTATGCGGTCGCCAAGCTGTTTGCGTACTGGACCACGGTCAATTACCGCGAAGCTTATGGGCTCTATGCCTGCAACGGGATTCTGTTCAACCACGAATCGCCGGTGCGCGGCGAGACTTTCGTCACGCGCAAGATCACGCGCGCCGTGGCGCGTATCGCGGTGGGCATGCAGAAAACCTTGTATCTCGGCAATCTGTCGGCGTTGCGCGACTGGGGTCACGCGCGCGACTACGTGGAAATGCAATGGCGCATGCTGCAGCAGGAGCAGCCGGAGGACTACGTCATCGCCACCGGCGTGCAGTACAGCGTGCGTGAGTTCGTTCAGCATGCCGCCGCTGAGCTGGGTGTCACGGTGCGCTTCGAAGGCATCGGCGTGGATGAAGTCGGCATCGTTGAGAAGGTGGAAGGGCGCGAGATCAAGATGTCGCCCGGCGACGTGATCGTGCGGGTCGATCCGCGCTATTTCCGGCCTGCCGAAGTCGAGACGCTGCTGGGCGATCCGTCGAAGGCCCATGCGAAGCTCGGCTGGAAACCCACCACGTCGTTCGCCTCGCTCGTCAAGGAAATGGTGCGGGCCGACTATCAGATCGCGAGACGTGACGCGCTGGTCACGCTGGCCGGTTTCACGGCGCTGGAACATCACGAGTAA
- a CDS encoding GDP-L-fucose synthase translates to MNKQARIFVAGHRGMVGSSLVRRLNAEGYRNVVMRSRAELDLTDQAAVNAFFEHEKIEVVLLAAARVGGILANASQPGEFIYENLTIETNVIHAAYRARVERLVFFGSSCIYPKQCPQPIREEYLLTSPLEPTNDAYAIAKIAGLKLCEAYNREYNTQYVSLMPTNLYGPNDNYDLNSSHVLPALLRKAHEAKVNGSATLTVWGSGTPRREFLHVDDLAAATLFVLEHNVTEGLFNVGVGEDLSIRELAECICKVAGFEGELVFDASKPDGTPRKLLDVSRLAQMGWHATIGLEEGIASTYREFVELHAGSTAAAMQA, encoded by the coding sequence ATGAATAAGCAAGCACGCATCTTCGTCGCGGGCCACCGCGGCATGGTCGGCTCCTCGCTGGTCCGGCGGCTCAATGCCGAGGGTTACCGCAACGTCGTCATGCGTTCGAGGGCGGAGCTCGATCTCACGGATCAGGCTGCCGTGAACGCCTTCTTCGAGCATGAAAAGATCGAGGTGGTGTTGCTCGCGGCTGCGCGGGTGGGCGGCATTCTGGCCAATGCGTCGCAGCCGGGCGAGTTCATCTATGAAAACCTGACGATCGAAACCAATGTGATTCATGCCGCGTACCGCGCGCGGGTGGAACGGCTGGTGTTTTTCGGTTCGTCGTGCATTTATCCGAAGCAATGTCCGCAGCCGATTCGCGAGGAGTATCTGTTGACCTCGCCGCTCGAACCGACCAACGACGCTTACGCGATCGCCAAGATCGCGGGCCTCAAGCTGTGCGAGGCGTACAACCGTGAATACAACACACAGTACGTCTCGTTGATGCCGACCAACCTGTACGGCCCCAATGACAACTACGACCTGAACAGCAGCCATGTTTTACCGGCGCTGCTGAGGAAGGCGCACGAAGCGAAAGTGAACGGCTCCGCGACCCTGACGGTGTGGGGCTCGGGCACGCCGCGCCGCGAGTTTCTGCACGTCGACGATCTCGCCGCGGCGACGCTCTTCGTGCTCGAGCATAACGTGACAGAAGGCCTGTTCAACGTCGGAGTGGGTGAAGACCTGTCGATTCGCGAGCTGGCCGAATGCATCTGCAAGGTGGCGGGCTTCGAGGGTGAACTCGTGTTCGACGCGTCCAAACCCGACGGCACGCCGCGCAAGCTGCTCGACGTATCGCGGCTCGCACAAATGGGCTGGCACGCGACCATTGGCCTCGAAGAGGGCATCGCGTCCACGTATCGTGAATTCGTCGAATTGCACGCCGGCTCGACCGCCGCCGCCATGCAGGCTTAG
- a CDS encoding glycosyltransferase family 4 protein, with amino-acid sequence MTASVTIFHNVVWSRHKGVVFSALHNISSSGAIRYSMVQIADTEHDRVGFSDVDYSYHRYPMQKLFDGCYEDVPTMKMIARLTWEVLRTKSDLIVLPGYHRPEYWAMLAACIVTGKRRAVFCDSTARDRPKKLLTSIPKRVFFSLCDGYFGFGERSREYLLSLGAKRDKIFVPCQAAAMPGSFSPERALVGRVAARAGNPPIFLYVGRLSEEKGIGTLIEAFAGLRRRIPAAKLRIVGTGPMADMLHAKVADLELGDAVIFAGSLQDEPLTREYYGATCMVLPSYSEPWGLVVNEALAHGCPAVVSESCGCVPELVIDGVSGYAFTAGDVAGLQRTMLKAIEAFADAGRTARRCMDVIRRFDPPSAAANIARGCALMLSD; translated from the coding sequence ATGACAGCGTCAGTCACGATCTTCCACAACGTCGTGTGGTCGCGCCACAAGGGTGTCGTGTTCTCCGCTTTGCATAACATTTCGTCATCCGGAGCGATTCGCTACTCGATGGTGCAGATCGCGGATACCGAGCACGACCGTGTCGGTTTTTCGGACGTCGATTATTCATACCATCGCTACCCGATGCAGAAGCTGTTCGACGGTTGCTACGAAGATGTGCCGACGATGAAGATGATCGCGCGGCTCACCTGGGAAGTGTTGCGGACCAAGTCGGATCTGATCGTTCTGCCGGGCTACCACCGTCCGGAATACTGGGCGATGCTGGCGGCGTGCATCGTGACCGGCAAGCGGCGCGCGGTGTTCTGCGATTCGACCGCGCGCGACCGGCCCAAGAAGCTGCTGACGTCGATTCCGAAGCGCGTGTTCTTCTCGCTCTGCGACGGCTATTTCGGTTTCGGCGAGCGCAGCCGCGAGTATCTGCTGTCACTCGGCGCGAAGCGCGACAAGATCTTCGTGCCGTGTCAGGCCGCGGCAATGCCTGGATCGTTTTCGCCGGAGCGCGCGCTGGTCGGGCGGGTTGCGGCACGCGCCGGCAATCCTCCAATTTTTCTCTACGTCGGCCGTCTTTCGGAAGAGAAGGGCATCGGCACGTTGATCGAAGCGTTCGCGGGTTTGCGGCGCCGTATTCCAGCGGCGAAGCTGCGCATTGTCGGCACGGGGCCGATGGCGGACATGCTGCATGCGAAGGTGGCCGACCTCGAACTGGGCGACGCGGTGATCTTCGCCGGCAGTTTGCAGGACGAGCCGCTCACCCGGGAATACTACGGTGCGACCTGCATGGTGCTGCCGAGCTACAGCGAGCCGTGGGGACTCGTTGTCAACGAGGCGCTCGCGCATGGCTGCCCGGCGGTGGTCAGCGAGAGTTGCGGTTGCGTGCCGGAACTGGTGATCGACGGCGTGAGCGGCTATGCCTTCACGGCGGGCGACGTCGCCGGCTTGCAGCGCACCATGCTCAAGGCGATAGAGGCGTTCGCCGACGCAGGCCGCACGGCGCGCCGGTGCATGGATGTGATTCGCCGATTCGATCCACCTTCTGCCGCCGCCAATATCGCTCGTGGCTGCGCGCTGATGCTGAGCGACTGA
- a CDS encoding glycosyltransferase WbuB → MKILIYGLNYAPELTGVGKYTAEMAVLLASRGHEVRVVCAPPYYPEWHVAADYVSWRYQREMRDGVTIWRAPLWVPARPNGLKRMLHLTSFAVSSLPLLARQVLWRPDAAMLIAPTLMCAPATLALARLAGASAWVHIQDFEVDAAFDLGLLKSSRAARMARWLEGMLLRRFDTVSSITPQMSSRVVQKGVEPARVVCLPNWVDVSSIFPLTRASSFRGLLGIPVDQKVVLYSGNMGAKQGIETLADAAALLAARADVTFVFCGSGAAKEGLLERCARLKNCVFIPLQPAEQLNELLNLADIHVLPQRGDAADLVMPSKLTGMFASGRAVVAMARSGTGLYDAVSPRGVVVPPDNVKALAAAITMLASDPERRAALGQAARDYAEFALSPESTMGTFEERLVTLVRESRGKRAKVETPYFGSPRPSPAAARQHKPATTEEAAPD, encoded by the coding sequence ATGAAGATCCTCATCTACGGCCTCAATTACGCGCCTGAACTGACGGGAGTGGGGAAGTACACGGCGGAAATGGCTGTGCTTCTGGCCAGCCGTGGCCATGAGGTTCGCGTCGTGTGCGCGCCGCCTTACTACCCGGAATGGCACGTTGCCGCGGACTATGTGTCCTGGCGGTATCAGCGCGAGATGCGCGACGGCGTGACGATCTGGCGCGCGCCGCTGTGGGTGCCCGCGCGCCCCAACGGCCTGAAGCGGATGCTGCATCTGACAAGCTTCGCGGTGAGCTCGTTGCCGCTGCTCGCCCGGCAGGTGCTATGGCGTCCCGATGCGGCGATGCTGATCGCACCGACCCTGATGTGCGCGCCCGCTACGCTGGCGCTCGCGCGTCTCGCGGGCGCGAGTGCGTGGGTGCATATCCAGGACTTCGAAGTCGACGCGGCGTTCGATCTGGGTCTTTTGAAAAGTTCGCGCGCAGCCCGCATGGCACGCTGGCTCGAAGGCATGCTGCTGAGGCGCTTCGATACGGTGTCGTCGATTACGCCGCAGATGAGTTCGCGTGTGGTGCAGAAGGGTGTCGAGCCTGCGCGGGTCGTGTGCCTGCCCAATTGGGTCGATGTGTCGAGCATCTTTCCGCTGACGCGTGCGAGCAGTTTCCGGGGTCTGCTGGGCATTCCGGTCGACCAGAAGGTGGTGCTGTACTCGGGCAACATGGGCGCGAAGCAGGGTATCGAAACGCTCGCCGATGCGGCTGCCTTGCTTGCCGCGCGTGCCGACGTCACCTTCGTTTTCTGCGGCAGCGGCGCCGCGAAAGAGGGTTTGCTCGAGCGCTGCGCGAGATTGAAGAACTGCGTTTTCATTCCGCTGCAACCGGCGGAACAGCTGAACGAACTGCTCAATCTCGCCGACATCCACGTTCTGCCGCAACGCGGCGACGCCGCCGATCTGGTGATGCCGTCGAAACTCACCGGCATGTTTGCCAGCGGGCGCGCCGTGGTGGCCATGGCGCGGAGCGGCACGGGTCTCTACGACGCCGTGTCGCCGCGCGGCGTGGTCGTGCCGCCGGATAACGTCAAGGCGCTGGCCGCGGCGATCACGATGCTGGCGAGCGATCCAGAACGGCGCGCGGCGCTTGGCCAGGCCGCGCGCGACTATGCGGAGTTCGCGCTTTCGCCGGAGTCGACGATGGGTACTTTCGAAGAGCGTCTCGTGACGCTGGTTCGCGAGTCACGTGGCAAGCGCGCGAAAGTGGAGACGCCGTATTTCGGCAGCCCGAGGCCGTCACCCGCTGCGGCCCGGCAGCACAAGCCGGCTACCACGGAGGAAGCCGCGCCGGATTGA
- a CDS encoding putative colanic acid biosynthesis acetyltransferase — protein MGNVADDPQIGRVPQAEGAGEKGRVIDLSLAGKGNYRAKRGALIEIIWFVVEACVINNKLLPLSSVRVALLRLFGAKIGTGCRFVHPLRVKAPWNLEVGNHCWFGVDVWIYNQAPIHIGSNVCISQGTFLCAGSHDMSTTMDLRVAPIVIEDGVWITSKCVVQMGVTVGRSAVVTPLSVVHRSLDPEGVYGGNPCRFIRNRFDSVT, from the coding sequence ATGGGTAACGTTGCCGACGATCCGCAAATCGGGCGTGTGCCGCAAGCCGAAGGCGCTGGCGAGAAAGGCCGCGTCATCGATCTGAGTCTCGCTGGAAAGGGCAACTATCGCGCGAAGCGCGGTGCCCTGATCGAGATCATCTGGTTTGTTGTCGAGGCTTGCGTGATCAACAACAAGCTGCTCCCTCTCTCGTCGGTTCGGGTTGCGCTATTACGCCTGTTCGGCGCGAAGATCGGTACGGGTTGCCGGTTCGTGCATCCATTGCGAGTGAAGGCGCCGTGGAATCTGGAGGTGGGCAATCACTGCTGGTTCGGCGTCGACGTCTGGATCTACAACCAGGCGCCGATCCACATCGGATCGAATGTGTGCATTTCGCAGGGTACGTTCCTCTGCGCAGGGTCGCACGACATGAGTACCACGATGGATTTGCGCGTGGCGCCGATCGTCATCGAGGACGGTGTCTGGATCACGTCGAAATGCGTCGTGCAGATGGGTGTGACGGTCGGCCGGTCGGCCGTGGTGACGCCGTTGTCCGTCGTGCATCGTTCGCTCGACCCTGAAGGTGTGTACGGCGGCAATCCATGCCGTTTTATCCGGAACCGTTTCGATTCCGTGACCTGA
- a CDS encoding FAD-dependent oxidoreductase produces the protein MFIDTRTVQPNTVIETTVCIIGGGVAGITLARELSRAGVDACMLESGGFGPDDETRDLYRGDNVGLPYTFADGSRSRYFGGSSNCWGGWCRPLDPWDFEKRDWIPHSGWPFGLDELAPYYARTHELLKLGPQNFDPAYWEREIGRHDVRRIPLATGDMRDTVAQFSPPVRFGKAYRDELSRSSRVRVFLYANVQNIDADAQGTSISRLQVSTISGRKMTVSARIFVLATGGIENARLLLASNDVHAAGLGNANDLVGRYFMDHPRMMSGKVRFRPGNARNKLYDIKYHYQNAAVSAHGTKISSQFAPKQELMGREKLLNSRVWLYSRWYGEGTAGSEALIHCKEALMQKDQPGRSLKTDIATMIAHPLHTVGYGLTRLLQWPALITDVTLQAIVEAVPDPDSRVTLSADKRDRFGMPRVKVEWRLGEQVQRTFDRTFALLAQELRMANIADVELDAPLEGRPWPAKLEGTWHHMGTTRMHDSPREGVVDRDCKVHGISNLYVAGSSVFPTVGANFPTITITALALRLAGHLVRRLDVPDIVGNTRGDAANSSLLSLQTQPSQVDTLPIAASSLTPLMKEQ, from the coding sequence ATGTTTATCGATACTCGCACTGTTCAACCCAACACGGTTATTGAAACAACGGTCTGCATCATCGGCGGAGGTGTCGCCGGCATTACGCTTGCGCGGGAATTGTCGAGGGCCGGGGTCGACGCCTGCATGCTCGAAAGCGGGGGCTTCGGGCCGGATGACGAAACGCGCGATCTTTATCGCGGCGACAACGTAGGGCTTCCCTATACTTTCGCGGACGGCTCGCGCAGCCGCTATTTCGGCGGCAGCAGCAACTGCTGGGGTGGCTGGTGCCGTCCGCTCGATCCGTGGGACTTCGAGAAGCGCGACTGGATCCCGCATAGCGGCTGGCCGTTCGGACTCGACGAACTGGCGCCGTACTATGCGCGTACGCATGAGCTGCTGAAGCTCGGCCCGCAGAATTTCGACCCAGCCTACTGGGAGCGCGAGATCGGGCGCCACGACGTGCGCCGCATCCCGCTCGCAACCGGCGATATGCGCGATACCGTCGCGCAGTTCAGCCCGCCTGTGCGTTTCGGCAAGGCGTATCGCGACGAGCTCTCGCGTTCGTCGCGGGTGCGCGTGTTTCTGTATGCGAATGTCCAGAACATCGACGCCGACGCGCAAGGCACCTCCATTTCGCGGCTCCAGGTGTCGACCATCAGTGGACGCAAGATGACCGTGAGCGCGAGGATCTTCGTGCTGGCCACGGGCGGCATCGAGAACGCGCGCCTCCTGCTCGCCTCGAACGATGTGCACGCGGCGGGCCTGGGCAATGCCAACGATCTGGTGGGCCGCTACTTCATGGATCATCCGCGGATGATGTCGGGCAAAGTGCGTTTTCGCCCGGGCAACGCGCGCAACAAACTGTATGACATCAAGTATCACTATCAGAATGCCGCGGTGTCGGCGCATGGTACGAAGATATCCTCGCAGTTCGCGCCGAAGCAGGAACTGATGGGGCGCGAGAAGCTGCTGAATTCGCGCGTGTGGCTTTATTCGCGCTGGTATGGGGAAGGCACTGCGGGGTCCGAGGCGCTGATCCACTGCAAGGAAGCGCTGATGCAGAAGGACCAGCCGGGCCGCAGCCTGAAAACCGATATCGCGACGATGATCGCGCACCCGCTGCATACCGTGGGCTACGGCTTGACGCGGCTGCTGCAATGGCCGGCACTGATCACCGACGTGACCTTGCAGGCCATCGTCGAAGCCGTGCCCGATCCCGATAGCCGCGTTACGTTGTCGGCCGATAAGCGCGACCGGTTCGGCATGCCGCGCGTGAAGGTGGAGTGGCGCCTGGGCGAACAGGTGCAGCGCACCTTCGACAGAACGTTCGCGTTGCTTGCGCAGGAGTTGCGGATGGCCAACATCGCGGACGTGGAACTCGACGCGCCGCTCGAAGGCCGGCCGTGGCCGGCGAAGCTGGAGGGCACGTGGCACCACATGGGCACCACGCGTATGCACGATTCGCCACGCGAAGGCGTGGTCGATCGCGATTGCAAGGTGCATGGGATCAGCAATCTTTATGTGGCGGGGAGTTCGGTGTTTCCAACCGTCGGCGCCAACTTTCCGACCATCACGATCACCGCGCTTGCGCTACGTCTCGCGGGTCATCTGGTGCGGCGACTCGATGTCCCGGATATCGTCGGCAATACCCGGGGCGACGCCGCTAACAGTTCCCTGTTGTCGCTTCAGACGCAGCCGTCGCAAGTCGACACCCTGCCGATCGCAGCTTCGAGCTTGACGCCGTTGATGAAGGAGCAGTAG